One Tachysurus fulvidraco isolate hzauxx_2018 chromosome 2, HZAU_PFXX_2.0, whole genome shotgun sequence DNA segment encodes these proteins:
- the LOC113655083 gene encoding guanylin-like, protein MKTMISIALLLTAFCLVSEAVNVQDGEYFFSLESVKVLQHLMKSSSVSQQQNPRLVKTSNVAVCGNPTLPQEFIELCHQSGSSLVFSRLAAVPPDVCEICAFAACTGC, encoded by the exons ATGAAGACCATGATTTCGATCGCTCTTCTCTTAACCGCTTTCTGCCTGGTCTCTGAGGCTGTCAACGTCCAG GATGGAGAATATTTTTTCTCACTGGAATCGGTGAAAGTCCTTCAGCACCTGATGAAAAGCAGCTCTGTCTCCCAGCAGCAGAATCCTCGTCTAGTCAAGACCAGCAATGTGGCAGTTTGTGGGAACCCAACCCTGCCCCAGGAGTTTATAGAGCTCTGTCATCAAAGTGGCTCGTCCCTGGTCTTCTCCAGGCTAG CTGCAGTGCCTCCTGATGTTTGTGAAATCTGTGCTTTCGCTGCCTGTACTGGTTGCTAG
- the LOC113655082 gene encoding guanylin-like: MKTMISIALLLTTFCLVSEAVNVQDGEYFFSLESVKVLQHLMDSSSVSQQQNPRLIKTSNVAVCRNPTLPQEFIELCRQSGSSLVFSRLAAVPMDVCELCAFAACTGCL, from the exons ATGAAGACCATGATTTCAATCGCTCTTCTCTTAACCACTTTCTGCCTGGTCTCTGAGGCTGTCAACGTCCAG GATGGAGAATATTTTTTCTCACTGGAATCGGTGAAAGTCCTTCAGCACCTGATGGACAGCAGCTCTGTCTCCCAGCAGCAGAATCCTCGTCTAATCAAGACCAGCAATGTGGCAGTTTGTAGGAACCCAACCCTGCCCCAGGAGTTTATAGAGCTCTGTCGTCAAAGTGGCTCGTCCCTGGTCTTCTCCAGGCTAG CTGCAGTGCCTATGGATGTGTGTGAACTCTGTGCTTTTGCTGCCTGTACTGGTTGCCTGtga